The Lacerta agilis isolate rLacAgi1 chromosome 14, rLacAgi1.pri, whole genome shotgun sequence sequence CATAGCGCAGatcagagttaaactgtggaactccctgccacaggaaacagtgatggctaccatcttggatggcttgaaaagaggattgggcaaatgcatggaggacgcgtgggctatcgatggctactagccaggatggttcTTTTCTGGTTCTGAatccccagttgctggaagcagcAGGTGGGGAGAGCGGATCCTGCGGGCttcccagcagggctctccttgtgttcttaagctacgatatcctttttgagaagaagaagaagaagaggaagagaccAGATCTGCAGGCAGGGTGCCAAAAGGGGCCGCTGAAGCTTCTGCGTGCAGAGAGGCCCCCAAGCCCTGTGCCTTCTTGCGAGGAAGGGAGACGGCATTCCGGCATTCCTCGCTTCGGTGGATCAGGCACCAGGAAACGTAAACAGTTGGCAGGGAGCGAGCCACGTCTCAGTCGGAGAGGGATGTGTGTCTGTTGGCCGCGATCGCTGTGCTAACTTTCAGGGACTCAGACAGATTCCCTCCTCTTGGAGTTTTTTGTCTGGTGACgtagccaggtgggcggggtatacataaaaaaatcatcatcatcatcacagctTCCCCCACACTCTGTCCTTTGACATCCTAAGGTTCCCCCGTGCACGATGCTTTGAAAGCACAAGACTTCTCCcgaaagcatcctgggaactgtagtttccccacttgtagagcttgttgttgttcagtcgttcagtcgtgtccgactctttgtgaccccatggaccagagcacgccaggcacgcctatccttcactgcctctcgcagtttggccaaactcatgttggtaccttgtagaacactgtccaaccatctcatcctctgtcgtccccttctccttgtgccctccatctttcccaacatcagggtcttttccagggagtcttctcttctcatgaggtggccaaagtactggagcctcaacttcaggatctgtccttccagtgagcactcagggctgatttccttcagaatggattggtttgatcttcttgcagtccgtgggactctcaagagcaggcacaggcaaccttcggccctccagatgttttgcctacaactcccacgattcctagctaacaggaccagtggtcagggatgatgggaattgtagtccaaaacatctggaggccgaaggttgcctgtgcctgctcaagagtctcctccagcaccagaattcaaaagcatcaattcttcggcgatcagtcttctttatggtccagctctcacttccatacattactactgggaaaaccatagctttaactatacggacctttgtcggcaaggtgatgtctttgctttttaagatgctgtctaggtttgtcattgctttcctcccaagaagcaggcgtcttctaatttcgtgactgctgtcaccatctgcagtgatcatggagcccaagaaagtgaaatctctcactgcctccatttcttccccttctatttgccaggaggtgatgggatcagtggccatgatcttagtttttttgatgttgagcttcagaccatattttgcgctctcctcttgtagagctacaattcccaaaacagaaggagaggcctgctggatcaggccaaagggggccattctagcccagcatcctggttTCCCAATGGCTAAACGGATGTCTCATAggaaaatccacaagcaggattcgaacacaagagcagcactctcccctccagtggtttccgTCAACTGGCATTCAGCAGCATTGCCGCCTCCGGCTGTAGAAGTTACAGAGCATAGacaagtagccatcaatagccctctcctcctccatgaatttgcctaattctctgTTAAGGCGATCCAGTTCGGTGGCCACTCCTGCCTCCTgttgcagtgagttccacagtcctgaatctcccaacattaaGCTTCCTTGGATACCTAGGACTTCTAGCATTATGAGCGTCGGAGAAAAAAACTTTCTCTATAGCCACTTCCATGCCCCATTTTGCAAATGCCCGCCATCCTGccactcccctccccttttctctgaactaaaaagtccccCAACGCTACAAACTGGCTTTGCCCCAGCCCCTCGGTCATTTCGATGGCCCTCATCCAAAACTCTTTCCGCATCCTTTTTCAGGCGAGGCGACCAGAACGGTGCAGGAAAACATTCCAAGTGCTTTCCAAATTTCTGTTTCCGATCCTTTCCTTGGCGGTCCCTGGCGTGGTTCGAATGGAGCAAAGGGGTCTGGGGAAAGGGGGCCCAAAGATCTCGGCCGGCCAGCCCCCTTCGCCAGCCCCCTTGCTCTCCCAGGAAGCCCACCACGAGGGACCCCCCCTCTCCTACCCCCAGCCTTGCAGTTGCTTTCTATCTCTCgctgtcttttctctctcctctcggTCAGAAAGGACGGGTCTTTGAACTCCGGGGCGGCTGGACGGGGGGCTTGGAAGCCCCCAGGAATGCCAAATATCTGTGGGGTCAAGGGTAACCAGCTCCGGCAGGCggctggagtgtgtgtggggaggggggtggagggagagaatcCTAAACAAGGCCTCTGGCAGTGGGGCGGGCTTAGGGGGCAGCGGACAAGAACTGTTTCAGCCATTGTTTAGCCTTCATtgtgaaatttcttttttttttctgcagggggggggaaatagggcgAAAGTCTCCCATCTTCCAGGGATAGCAAGGgttattcccccccacccctcattgTTTAGTGAGGAGTCGATAACATCCCTGCAGTTTGGAATTACACTTTTGCTGGGTTTAGCTAATGTCCGTTCCGGGTCATCCGCACATTTCTCAAATTGCAGCCGCCTCCCGGGCAGAGGCCTCCGTGGCTTTTAACTTACTTGTTTATTCCGTTTCGTTAATCAATCATTTCCCACGGGGCATCTCGGAGCGGCTCTtttggccaatggcccatctagtccagcgtccagTAAGTTCCCACAGCGGCCAAGCAGAtcccggggtgggggggtggggaaatccctGAGCGGGACCCGAGTTCAAGAGCCATTCTCCCTCCCTGTAATGCCCGgcagctggaattcagaagcgTTATGGCCTCCGACCGGGGAGGCAGAGAGCAGAGCCATCGTGACTGGTAGGCAGCCATAGCCCTCCCCGTATTCGCCCGGTCCTCTTTGAAAGTTGTCCAAGTCATTGGCGACTCCTGtctcctgcagcagggagttccatagtttaactctgcactgtatGAAAAAagggcttccttttatctgtcctcacTGAAACCTTTATGGGGCCATCTAacccaggcatctccaaacttggcccgccagatgtttagggactacaatttccatcatccgtgaccactggtcctgttagctatggatcatgggagttgtagtcccaaaacatctggagggccgagtttggggacgCCTGatctaatccatgggtaggcaaactaaggcccgggggccagatccggcccaatcgctttctcaatctggcccgcggacggtccgggaaccagtgtgtttttacatgagtagaatatgtgcttttatttaaaatgcatctctgggttatttgtggggcatagaaatttgttcgggctttttcccaaaatataatccggccccccacaaggtatgagggacagtggaccggccccctgctgaaaaagtttgctggcccctgtaaCCCCCTGCAGCAAAGCAAGAATCGCTGATAGACAGCCACTTACTTTTACAAACCTCCAATGGTTATAGAATCATAAGGTTGAGGgtcccccaggggccatctagcccaaccccctgcgatgcaggaatctcagctaaggaatccctgacagacagCCATCCGGCCTCTCTTTAAAAGATTCCAATGAAGGCgatcccaccaccaccctcttaAGGTTATAGAATTCTTGGGTTGACAGGGTCCCCcagaggtcatccagcccaaccccctgcagcaatGCAGGGATCGCAGCAGAAGAATCCTGGATCGCAGTGGCCATCCAACCAGCAAGGATCCTTCTCACGtcctctgcctctccctctcGCCCCACAGCCTGCCCTGCGGGGATGTTCAAGCCCTCTCAGGGTGAGGGCTTTTGCCAGAGCTGCCCGGCTTTCAGCCAATCGAACGCCCCGGGATCGAGCGGGTGTCCCTGCCGCAACGGATTCTACCGGACGGAGAAGGACCCCGTGACAAAGCCGTGTGCTAGTAAGTGATGACAaaggcggtggtggtgggggaagagtGGATCGGCGGGAGCCGAGTTCCGGTTCAGGGGGGCTAGTATTTCACCAACGGAGAGTTTGATGACTCTGGACCCCCAGCACCTCACATACTGGCTCCCCCTACGTGAACCAACCTAGATGCTGTGATTTTTGCATGTTCCCTCCatgggaggtctggagggtggcggCACGAGGACGGGGCCTTTTCGGTGTCGGCACCCCGCTTTCGGGATGCTCTCCCAGGCTTGATgccctggcaccatcattacgtatctttaggcgccaggcagagAGGTTCCTTTTCCAACTGGAATTTTGGCTTTTAGTGATCCGTGAGTGGGATGTTTtcatcctgccttttaaaaataggatttctCGCCATATGCCATATACTTCTTGCACTCGAACGcttcgatctgcagaactggcactgctgcAGGTGCGGCTTACTGCCTGTTCTGCATCTGGAAGAAATTGATATTTTAGTGTGGAACACTTTTTGGCGCCTGCGAAAAGCAGCAACGTAGAATGTGTTTTGtctttagtttattgctggttttttttaatctttcaagTGCTTTTAGGAGTTCCTTTTACGTATTATTTATCGTTTTACTGTCTCTcgggctttaaaaaaagaaaaccaaacaagTGGTGTATAAAGGCTATTGAAATAAATCTCTTTATTTCTGGTCCTAAcattggttttaatgtattttgcttcTTTGTTGAAAGttacttttggggggaaagaaaaaggggggggggagacaaacgagtttaataaaaaataaagcaatcgaaagcagctggagggcagcaggttcatAGAAGAGTTGggtgggacccccaagggtcatccagtctaaccccctggaATCACAACTAGATCATCCCTGGCAAATGGACATTTGCcccctgcttgaaaacctcccaggaagggagtccattccactgccaaacagctcttaccatcggAAAGGGacacccaggggtcatctagcccaacccgccTGCAATGCAAAGGGTTCAAGGTGGCTTTGTTTGGAGAAAGGCTGTCCTGGGGGAAGGTCGGGGTCCCCCCCCATCTTGACCGTtgcctctttccctccttcccctccccgcaGAAGGCCCGTCCAAGCCCCGCAGCCCCGAGGCCAAGATCAACGGCTCGGTGGCCGTCCTGAAGTGGAGCGAGCCCCTCGAGAACGGCGGCCGCGACGACGTGGCCTACCACGTCACCTGCTCCGAGTGCCCCGAGAAGCAGCCTTGCCGGCCCTGCTCCCGCCTGGCTTACGCCCCCCGATCCAGGGGGCTGTGGGAGCGGTCGGTCACCGTGGAGGGTCTGCAGCCCTACATCAACTACCTCTTCCGGATCCAGGCCGTCAACGGCGTCTCCGAGATGAGCCACAACCCGCCGGCCTCGGAGTCCATCAACGTGACCACCAACAAGGACGGTCAGTTGCACAGGAATGCCATATTATTCCTACCCTGCCCATCTctctgggtttcccaagccactctgggcggctcccaacagaatgttaaaaacacgataaaacatcaaacattaaaaacttccccaaacagggctgccttcagatgtcttctaaaagtcagatagttgtttatttccttgacatctggtgggagggcgccaccaccgagaaggccctctgcctggttccctgcaacctcacttctcgcagggagggaaccgccagaaggccctcggagctggacctcagtgtccgggctgaatgatggtggtggagacgctccttcaggtctactgggcctttgaggccgtttagggctttcaaggtcagcaccaacactttgaattgtgcttagaaatgtactaggagccaatgtaggtctttcatgacCGCTGTTATATGGTCTGCCAGTCTgctgtctagctgccgcattctggattagttgtagtttctgggtcaccttcaaaggtagccccacgtagagcgcattgcagtagtccaagcgggagataaccagagcatgcaccactctggtgagacagtctgcgggcagggagggtctcatcctgcgtaccagatggagctggtagacagctgccctggacacagaactgacctgcgcctccgtggacagcggtgagtccaaaatgactcccaggctgcacacctggtccttcaggggcacagttaccctgttcaggaccagggagtcccccacacctgcccgccccgtccccccaaaacagtacttctgtcttgtcaggattcaacctcaatctgttacccgccatccatcctccaactgcctccaggcactcacacaggaccttcaccgccctcactggttccgatttaaaagagcgGTAGAGCTGGGTTTCATccacatattgatggacacccagcccaaaccccctgatgatctcttctcagcggcttcatatagatgttaaaaagcaagggggagaggacggatccctgaggcaccccacaagtgagagcccaggggtctgaacactcatcccccaacacggcctgggaggaaggagcggaaccacgtTATAACAGTGCCCCTCttgacggtccagaaggatgttatggtcgatggtgtcagaGGCTTCTGTTGCTGGACCCAGgatggatgggagctgtagctatGAGCGAGAGAGACAGCAGGTAGCCTCCTAGGGGCTGTCGTATCGCCCATGGCTCACGCGGCCCCCTATTTTCTCTccccagtgtagtgtagtggttaagagcggttgacttataatctggtgaactgggttcgcgtctccactcctccacatgcagctgcttggtgaccttgggctagtcacacttccttgaagtctgtcagccccattcacttcacagaagtgtttgttgtgagggaggaagggaaaggagaacgtgagccgctttgagactccttcgggtagtgataaggtgggatatcaaatccaaactcttcttctgcttcttccctaCAGTCCCCCAGCCCGTCTCTGAGATCCAGCAAACGTCCGCCGGCTCCAGCACGGTCACTTTGACTTGGCCTCCTGTCCAGCCTCCAACCGGGAGCATCCTGGACTACGAAGTCAAGTATTATGAGAAGGTGAGCAGAAGAGGTGGTGGCGGGGAGACGTCGGAAGGGACCTCCaaaggccatccagcccaaccccctgcaattgcaGGAAGCGTGGTGGCGGCAGGGGGCGTGTTGGAAGAGGGACAGTTTCCCAGCGCCCCTTCACCACCCCTTTCCTACCCACCCCCCATGCAGAGCGGCGGGGGCACCATGTTTGTGAAGACGTCGGATAACCAGGTGACCCTGAGCGGCTTGCGGAGAGGGGCGATGTACGGGGTTCAAGTCCGCGCCCGCTCGGAGGCCGGGTACGGGACGTTTGGGCCCGAGAAGGCCTTCCAGACCCAGGGAATGGGTGAGTAAGCTCTCTTAATATTATCCTATGTTTCTTTCCCGTTGGGATAAATCAAGTACATATCTgacatggggctgatgggagtttctgcccaaaatggctgcaggCTCGTTGCAGCGGATTGGGAACAGTGCTCCAGAATGCCTTACGTAACAGCAAGCAAACAAGTCGCGCCCCCAggcccagtttaaaaggccacgtGTCTCACTCAGCCAAAGTCCTGGCTCTAAGGAAATATTTCCGCCTGGCgactgttgtcgttcagtcgtgtccgactcttcgtgaccccatggaccaaagcaggccaggcactcctgtcttccactgcctcccgcagtttggtcagactcatgccagtcgcttcaagaacactgtcccaccatctcctcctctgtcgtccccttctccttgtgccctccatctttcccaacatcagggtcttttccagggagtcttctcttctcatgaggtggccaaagtactggagcctcaacttcaggatctgtccttccagtgagcactcagggctgatttctttaagaatggataggtttgatcttcttgcagtccatgggactctcaagagtctcctccagcaccagaattcaaaggcatcaagtcttcggcgatcagccttctttatgcctTCAgccttccgtacatcactactgggaaaaccatagctttaactatatggacctttgtcggcaaggtgatgtctttgctttttaagatgctgtctaggtttgtcattgcttttctcccaagaagcaggcgtcttctaatttcgtgactgctgtcaccacctgcagtgatcatggaacccaagaaagtgaaatctctcactgcctccatttcttccccttctatttgccaggaggtgatgggaccagtggccatgatcttagtttttttgatgttgagcttcagaccatattttgcgctctcctctttcaccctcattaaaaggctggCAACTAAAGATATGTAATAATGTAAAAGGGTTTGGTGGAGGTGGCAGGCGAGTCTCCCCAGGGAGAGCATCTCACAGAGGCTACGatggtatttgttgttgttcagtcgttcagtcgtgtccgactcttcgtgaccccatggaccagagcacgccaggcacgcctatccttcactgcctcccgcagtttggccaaactcatgttagtagcttcgagaacagaactttaaaaaaaaaacatacagtcAAATCGTAAGGAGCTTAAAAACAGAAGAATTAAACGATGTCAATATGCATCAAAATAATAATTCATCATCATAATTCCGATAAATCTCCCCCTGCTCTTCCATCCCTGGTAGAGTCGGGAAGTAGCACGGAGAAGCTGGCCCTCATCGTGGGAACAGCGGCGTTGGGGGCGCTCCTGGTCCTGGCAGTGATCATTGTGGCCATCGTCTGCTTCCGGTAAGGTGCCGCGTCCCAGAGCCGGCCGAGGGGATGTGATTAGCCGGAGGTTGTGGGAGGGGCTAAATGGACAGTGGGAGGAGCCGGCgggagggctgatgggagccgtagtccaaAACGGCCGTGCTGGGCAGGGAGGGTGGGAGCTGAGGGGCAGAGCGCAAAGGAAATGCAAAGAGTGATTGACGCCTCCCTTTGGAACGCGGTTGTGGGGGAGGAGCTAAAGGGAGGGACAGTGGGCGGAGCCACCGAGTTGGCTTTGACGCCATCTTGTTTCCTCCCTTTGGCAGCCGCCAGGGGGCGTCCAGGTCACGGGAGCAAGAATACTCCGACAAGCCTGGGCAGTACCTGATTGGACACGGTGAGTGAGCGGAGGCGTGCACCGTGGTGATGTCGGTGGGAGGAGCCTGGGTGGTGGGAGGAGCTAAGGCAGAAAGGCCCGCAAGGGGTGGCACGTTTGGGTTAGTTCATTGCCAGCTCCGAAAAAAGggtacgtcaggaaaattcctggtGTGCCCTGGTTTTCGGATGTAAATTCCCAGGGGGAATTTTGCTGAATTAGCGAAATGACAGGGATGTATGGCAACGCGGTGgaaaaagcagaggaaacaaCTCCCAATGCtaaaaatcacttttaaaaagctcaactatttgggtttgtccccccccccaaaaaaaatgctcaaTGACCCTgtggatgaaacaaaataaaaaaaattccttctagtagcaccttagagaccaactaagtttgttattggtatgagctttcatgtgcatgcacacttcttcagataccaaacttagctggtctctaaggtgctactagaaggaatttttttattttgtttggactacggcagaccaacatggctacctacctgtaactaggactCTGTGGATGTCGGGAAATACGGCAGTCCTACGAAAGAGATATTTTTTATGTCTATGGTTCCTACCCTCTCCAGGCACCAAGGTCTACATCGACCCTTTCACCTACGAAGACCCGAACGAGGCTGTGCGCGAGTTTGCCAAAGAGATCGACGTCTCGTACGTCAAAATTGAGGAGGTCATTGGCGCAGGTAAGTGCCGACACCTTacgttgcagggggttcgactggatgacccttgggagtcccaACCCaacccttctatgattctaagtcacaGGCGATGATAGATTTGACCTTAACCTGCCTGGGTCTGCCTCCTGCATCGGGGCCAGGTTTCCTCGCTCCCTGCTTCCCCTCAAAAGAGAAAGCCCGGCAGGGGGTCCCCGCCCAAGTGGGTCCCGatctccctgctccctcccctgAGTCTCTCTTCCCCACGCTCCCTCTCGCAGGCGAGTTTGGGGAGGTGTGCCGTGGCCTCCTGAAAGTGCCCGGCAAGAAGGAAATCTACGTGGCCATCAAGACCCTGAAAGGCGGCTACACCGAGAAGCAGCGCCGGGAGTTCCTCAGTGAGGCCAGCATCATGGGCCAGTTTGAGCACCCCAACATCATCCGCCTGGATGGGGTCATCACCAACAGCGTCCCCGTCATGATCGTCACCGAGTTCATGGAGAACGGAGCCCTCGACTCCTTCCTCCGGGTAAGGGCGGAGGCTGGAGCCAaagggagggctggggggggggggtaaaggcctgggaggggggagtccCCCCGATATTTGTAATAAGAAAAACTCGGGGGACTTTTGCCCATCgccagagtggcgcatgctctggttatatcccccttggactactgcaatgtgctctccgtggggctacctttgaaggtgacccagaaactgcaactaatccagaatgcggcagctagactggggactgtgagcggccgccgagacctacattggctcccaggacgtttccgagcacaattcaaattgttggtgctgaccttgaaagccctaaacggcctcaaaggcccagtagagctgaaggagcttctccacccccatcgtccagcccagacactgaggtccatcgccgagtgaagctacagggaaccaggcagagggccttcttggtggtggcgcccaccctgtggaacaccctcccatcagatgtcaaggaaataaacaactatctgacttttagaagacatctgaaggcagccctgtttggggaagcttttaatgtttaatagactaatgcattttaatactctgttgggagccgcccagagtggctggggaaacgcagccagatgggcggggtataaataaatttattattattattattattattattattattattattatcctcgcCTTAACTGCAATCTCAACCGGAGGCTTTTGCACCCCAATTTCCCAAGTCAATGAATTTATTTCTCGCTTCTTTTGGCTGCATCGACACGCAGACATGAGAAGCATACATGAACACATGTAGGCAAGGAaaccatatatattatatatgtaaTTATCTTGGCTTCATACGCAGcttgatgttttggaccacagctggCTGGGGCGGGTGGGTCGtcggaaacatctggagagagccAGGTTGCGGGGGGCCTTGAGTCCACGAAGGGTTAAGTTTCCACCGGGCTGGCTGAATCCCCTAACGCGGCCTTTCTCAATCTGGACGGGTCCCCAGATgtcggaactacaactcccatcatccactgcCCGCGCTcgctagagatgatgggatttgtagtccaagggCATCCGGGGACTCCGCGGCTGAGAACAGCTGCACATAAGCGTTCCTAAGCCGCCTTCCCTGTCTTGCTTTTCTGCAGCTGAACGACGGGCAGTTCACCCCCATCCAGCTGGTGGGGATGCTGCGGGGCATCGCGTCCGGCATGCGCTACCTCTCTGACATGAGCTACGTCCATCGGGATTTAGCTGCCCGCAACATCCTGGTCAACAGCAACTTGGTCTGCAAAGTCTCCGATTTCGGGCTGTCCCGCTTTCTTGAGGAGAATTCGTCCGACCCCACCTACACCAGTTCGCTGGTACGGAAAATTAGTTTTGTGTTTCCCCCCTCTCAATAttctattccattccattccattccattccgttctttatttgtttcataaaatgtatatacagtggtaccccgcaagacgaatgcctcacacaacgaaaaactcgcaaaacgaaagggttttgagattttttagttgactcgcgagacgaatttgtctatggccgtgcttcgcaagacaaattcgtcttgcgcagtaccactgtaagctggctggAGCCGCGCCAc is a genomic window containing:
- the EPHB4 gene encoding ephrin type-B receptor 4, with translation MAGWLLCFWIPFALTAEESLMNTKLETVDLRWMTYPADGQWEELSGLDEEQNSVRTFEVCGVRSPNQNNWLRTTFVPRSGATHVYAELRFTVVECFSIPQVTRSCKETFNVFFYEADRDLATESFPPWMENPYVKVDTVAAEHLTRKRAGMEASGKVNVKTLKIGPLSKAGFYLAFQDQGACMALLSVRLFYKKCPAVTVNFTLFQETVPRELVMPVAGRCVPNAVKVSARPLSMYCREDGEWAEQTVTDCTCAAGHEPSEENTKCRACPAGMFKPSQGEGFCQSCPAFSQSNAPGSSGCPCRNGFYRTEKDPVTKPCAKGPSKPRSPEAKINGSVAVLKWSEPLENGGRDDVAYHVTCSECPEKQPCRPCSRLAYAPRSRGLWERSVTVEGLQPYINYLFRIQAVNGVSEMSHNPPASESINVTTNKDVPQPVSEIQQTSAGSSTVTLTWPPVQPPTGSILDYEVKYYEKSGGGTMFVKTSDNQVTLSGLRRGAMYGVQVRARSEAGYGTFGPEKAFQTQGMESGSSTEKLALIVGTAALGALLVLAVIIVAIVCFRRQGASRSREQEYSDKPGQYLIGHGTKVYIDPFTYEDPNEAVREFAKEIDVSYVKIEEVIGAGEFGEVCRGLLKVPGKKEIYVAIKTLKGGYTEKQRREFLSEASIMGQFEHPNIIRLDGVITNSVPVMIVTEFMENGALDSFLRLNDGQFTPIQLVGMLRGIASGMRYLSDMSYVHRDLAARNILVNSNLVCKVSDFGLSRFLEENSSDPTYTSSLGGKIPIRWTAPEAIAFRKFTSASDVWSYGIVMWEVMSFGERPYWDMSNQDVINAIEQDYRLPPPTDCPTSLHQLMLDCWQKDRNTRPRFAQIVNSLDKLIRNPASLKIVSRGNGGPSHPLLDQRLPHYSSFASIGDWLRAIKMGRYEENFAGAGFTSFELLSQLSTEDLLRIGVTLAGHQKKILSSIQNMRVQSKSGSSLGPY